The Sphingopyxis sp. YR583 DNA segment CCGCATCGGTCCCCGGGCGATAACGCAGCGCGACCGAAAAATGGGTCGGGTTGGTCAGGACGACGGTCGCCTCCGACACCGCCTTGCGCGCTGACCCGCTCAAAATCTCATGCGCGCGCTGGCGCTGTGCCTGCTTCAGTTCGGGCGCGCCGTCCGATTGGCGCATTTCCTCCTTGATCTCCTGCTTGCTCATCATCAGCCGCTTGTTGCGCTGGAACCATTGCACCGGGACGTCGATCAGCGCGATGATCACCAGTCCGCCGGCGAGCGTCAGCATCGCATGGCCGATTTCCTTTCCGGCGAGGCCGATAGCGGCGAGCAGGTCGGTCGATGCCATCGTCATAATCGCGGGCAGGCTTTTCAGGACGAGCCAGTAACCGATCGTGCCGAGCAGCAGGACTTTCGCCAACGCCTTGCCGAGCTCTGTGACGCCCTGCATCCCGAACATGCGTTTCAGGCCGCTCATCGGGTTCATTCTGTTGCCCTTGAACTGCAACGCCTTGCCGCGCCAGCCCATCGAGCCGAGCATCGCCGGACCCGCGATTGCGGCGCCGAGCGCGAGCGCAAACAGGCTGGCAAGCGGCAGCAGAATCTCGACCCCGTTTCGCATCAGCGCCTCTCCGGGCGCGAAATCGGCGACATCGGCGGCGGTCAGGGTCAGCCCGCGGCGAACAAGATCGCTTGCCGACTGGACGAACCAGCCGCCCGCGGCGACGATCCAGCCCGCGGCAGCAAGCATCATCAGCGCCGTTGCCAGCTCGCGCGACATGAGGACATCGCCTTCGCGCGCCGAATCGGCGAGTTTCTTCGCCGTCGGCTGTTCGGTCTTCTGGTCCTTGTCGCTGCCTTCGGCCATCGGTCAGATCCCTGCGACCATGCGTGCCGCGTCGAGCGCGTCGGACAGGATATGCGCGATCGCTTCCGCCATCGCCGGCGTCGCGACGCCGAGAAGGACGATCCCGGCAAGCAACGTCGCGGGAATGCCGACCGCGAACAGGTTGAGTGCGGGCGCCGAACGACCGATCACGCCCATGATGATCTGGACGAGGATAAGGACGAAGCCGACGGGCATCGCGATCGTCAGCCCCGCGGCGAACATCAGGCTACCGAAACGGATCGCCCCGCCGAGCGCATCCCAGGACGGGAAGGCATTGCCGGGCGGCAGCGCGGTGTAGCTGCTCACGACGATGTCGATCAGCACGAGATGGCCGTCGGCGGCGAGGAACAGCGCGGTGGCCATCATCGACAGGAACTGGCCGATCGCCGAGCTCGAGGCGCCGCTCAGCGGATCGACCATCGACGCGAAGCCGAGCCCCATCGCGTTGCTGATCACCTCGCCGGCGAGAAGCGCGGCGGCGAGCCCCATCTGGAGCACGAAGCCGATCGCGAGGCCGATCACGACCTCGCCGATGATGAAGAAAAAGCCCGGAACCGATACGATACCCTCGGGCGGCAGCGCCATGCCCGATGCCGCGACAGCGGGTACTCCGACGGCAAGCGCGATGACGAGCCGGAGCTGTATCGGGACGCTGGATGCGCCGAATACCGGTGCGGCGATGAAGGCGGCGCCGGGGCGGATCATGCCCAGCATCCAAAGCTGGAGCATCGCCTCGATATTCGGGATGTCGGCGGGATTCATCGACCTAGCGGACGAGCGCCGGAATTTGCGCGAACAACTCGCGCGTGAAATCGGTGAGCAGGACGAGGATGCTGCCGCCGAAAATCGCGAGGCAGATCGCGGCAACGATCAGCTTGGGCACGAAAGTCAGCGTCTGCTCGTTGATCGACGTCGCGGCCTGGACCATGCCGAGCAGCACGCCGATGACGAGCA contains these protein-coding regions:
- the flhB gene encoding flagellar type III secretion system protein FlhB, with translation MAEGSDKDQKTEQPTAKKLADSAREGDVLMSRELATALMMLAAAGWIVAAGGWFVQSASDLVRRGLTLTAADVADFAPGEALMRNGVEILLPLASLFALALGAAIAGPAMLGSMGWRGKALQFKGNRMNPMSGLKRMFGMQGVTELGKALAKVLLLGTIGYWLVLKSLPAIMTMASTDLLAAIGLAGKEIGHAMLTLAGGLVIIALIDVPVQWFQRNKRLMMSKQEIKEEMRQSDGAPELKQAQRQRAHEILSGSARKAVSEATVVLTNPTHFSVALRYRPGTDAAPVVVARGRGDVAMSIRELARAASVPMLEYPQLTRAIYFTARAGRTIPEELFVAVATVLAFVFQLERAAAEGTAQPSVDVPPSHRFDPEGRRQA
- a CDS encoding flagellar biosynthetic protein FliQ; this encodes MEADYFIGVAQQSLWILALASAPLLLPVLVIGVLLGMVQAATSINEQTLTFVPKLIVAAICLAIFGGSILVLLTDFTRELFAQIPALVR
- the fliR gene encoding flagellar biosynthetic protein FliR — its product is MNPADIPNIEAMLQLWMLGMIRPGAAFIAAPVFGASSVPIQLRLVIALAVGVPAVAASGMALPPEGIVSVPGFFFIIGEVVIGLAIGFVLQMGLAAALLAGEVISNAMGLGFASMVDPLSGASSSAIGQFLSMMATALFLAADGHLVLIDIVVSSYTALPPGNAFPSWDALGGAIRFGSLMFAAGLTIAMPVGFVLILVQIIMGVIGRSAPALNLFAVGIPATLLAGIVLLGVATPAMAEAIAHILSDALDAARMVAGI